One window of the Ammospiza nelsoni isolate bAmmNel1 chromosome 2, bAmmNel1.pri, whole genome shotgun sequence genome contains the following:
- the KPNA3 gene encoding importin subunit alpha-4, which produces MAENAAATGLESHRIKSFKNKGRDAETMRRHRNEVTIELRKNKRDEHLLKKRNVPQEESLEDSDVDADFKAQNVTLEAILQNATSDNPVIQLSAVQAARKLLSSDRNPPIDDLIKSGILPILVKCLERDDNPSLQFEAAWALTNIASGTSAQTQAVVQSNAVPLFLRLLHSPHQNVCEQAVWALGNIIGDGPQCRDYVISLGVVKPLLSFINPSIPITFLRNVTWVIVNLCRNKDPPPPMETVQEILPALCVLIYHTDINILVDTVWALSYLTDGGNEQIQMVIDSGVVPFLVPLLSHQEVKVQTAALRAVGNIVTGTDEQTQVVLNCDVLSYFPHLLTHPKEKINKEAVWFLSNITAGNQQQVQAVIDAGLIPMIIHQLAKGDFGTQKEAAWAISNLTISGRKDQVEYLVQQNVIPPFCNLLSVKDSQVVQVVLDGLKNILIMAGDEASTIAEIIEECGGLEKIEALQQHENEDIYKLAFEIIDQYFSGDDIDEDPSLIPEATQGGTYNFDPTANLQTKEFNF; this is translated from the exons actatgagaagacacagaaatgaagTTACAATTGAATTGCGGAAG AACAAAAGAGATGAAcatcttttgaaaaaaagaaatgttcctCAAGAGGAAAGCTTAGAAGATTCTGATGTTGATGCTGACTTCAAAGCA caaAATGTAACACTAGAAGCTATACTGCAG aatgccACAAGTGACAACCCAGTGATCCAACTGAGCGCTGTCCAAGCTGCaag AAAACTCCTATCCAGTGACAGAAATCCACCTATTGATGACTTAATAAAATCTGGAATTTTACCAATTCTGGTAAAATGCCTAGAAAGGGATGATAA TCCTTCATTACAATTTGAAGCTGCATGGGCATTGACTAACATAGCATCAGGCACTTCTGCACAGACTCAAGCTGTTGTACAGTCAA ATGCAGTACCCCTCTTCTTGAGACTACTTCATTCACCACACCAGAATGTTTGTGAGCAAGCTGTCTGGGCTCTTGGAAATATTATAG GTGATGGTCCTCAGTGTAGAGATTATGTCATATCACTGGGAGTTGTCAAACCTCTTCTGTCCTTCATCAATCCCTCCATTCCCATCACCTTCCTTCGGAACGTCACATGGGTCATTGTAAATCTCTGCAGGAATAAGGACCCCCCACCGCCTATGGAGACAGTTCAGGAG ATTTTGCCAGCATTGTGTGTTCTCATTTACCATACAGATATAAAC ATTCTTGTGGACACTGTTTGGGCTTTGTCCTACTTAACAGATGGTGGAAATGAACAGATACAAATGGTGATTGATTCGGGAGTTGTACCTTTTCTAGTTCCCCTTCTGAGTCATCAGGAGGTTAAAGTTCAA acagcagcactgagagcagtAGGCAACATAGTAACTGGTACTGATGAGCAGACACAAGTTGTTCTCAATTGTGATGTTTTGTCTTATTTCCCACATCTCCTGACGCATCCAAAAGAGAAGATAAACAAG GAAGCAGTTTGGTTCCTTTCCAATATCACAGCAGGAAACCAGCAACAAGTTCAGGCTGTAATAGATGCTGGGCTAATCCCCATGATCATACACCAGCTGGCTAAG gggGACTTCGGGACACAAAAGGAAGCTGCTTGGGCAATTAGCAATTTGACAATAAGTGGGAGAAAAGATCAG gTTGAATACCTTGTACAACAAAATGTAATCCCACCATTCTGCAATCTACTCTCAGTAAAGGATTCTCAAGTGGTGCAGGTGGTGCTGGATGGCCTGAAAAACATCCTGATAATGGCTGGTGATGAGGCTAGCACAATAGCTGAAATTATAGAAGAGTGTGGAG gATTAGAGAAAATTGAAGCCTTGCAACAGCACGAGAATGAAGACATTTATAAACTAGCATTTGAAATTATAGATCAATATTTCTCTGGTGATGAT ATTGATGAAGACCCCAGTCTCATTCCTGAAGCCACTCAAGGAGGTACTTACAACTTCGACCCAACGGCCAACCTTCAAacaaaagaatttaatttttaa